A stretch of DNA from Catenulispora acidiphila DSM 44928:
CGTGGCCACCCAGCAGTGGGGCACCGCCGCGGCGGCCGGCTTGATCAAGGCCGCCGTGGGACTGGTGCTGGTGCTCGGCGCCAACAAGGTCGCGCACCGCTTCGGACAGGAAGGGATCTACAGCCGTGGCGAGCGTTGATGTGGAAGCCAGACCCGCGCTGACCGGACGGCCGCCGTGGATGGAGCGGCCCGGCTGGTTCGGGCGCGGCGGCAAGATCCTGGCGATCGTGCTGATCAGCGCCGTGGTGGTCTATCCGTTCCTGGCGGTGGTCGCGACCAGCCTGTCCTCAGAGTCCGACATCGCTGCTTCCGGCGGGCTGGTGATCTGGCCCTCACACCCGACGTTCGAGGCCTACCGCTACGTGTTCAGCGGCGGCATCGTCTCGCAGGCGCTGTGGATCAGCTTCCTGGTCACGGTCGTCGGCACGGCGTTGAGCATGGCCGCCACGATCGGCATGGCGTACGGGTTGTCCCGCAGCGGCGTGGTCGGCGGACGGTTCTTCCTGGCCACCGCGCTGTTCACGATGCTGTTCACGCCGGGCGTCATCCCGATGTTCCTGACCGTGCAGAAGCTCGGTCTCTACAACACCCTGGCCTCGCTCGTGGTACCCAGCCTGGTCAGCGCGTTCAACCTGGTGGTGCTGCGCTCGTTCTTCATGAACCTGCCCGCCGAGCTGTTGGACGCCGCACGGATCGACGGTCTGGGCGACTGGCGGATCCTCACCCGCGTGGTGCTGCCGCTGTCCAAGGCGGTGCTCGCGGTGGTGGCGCTGTTCTACGCGGTGTCCTACTGGAACGCCTTCTTCAACGCCCTGCTGTACCTGAACGACACCAGCAAGTGGCCGCTGGCCCTCGTGCTGCGCGGCCTGGTGATCGGCGGCGAGGCGACCAGCGCGGCCAACGAGGGGATCGTGCCGCAGCAGGCAGTGCAGATGGCCGTCGTCGTGGTGAGCGTCGTGCCGATCGCCGCCGTCTATCCCTTCCTGCAGCGCTACTTCACCAAGGGCGTGCTCACCGGCGCCGTCAAGGGCTGAGCCCGCTTTCGACCACATCAGGCACGCACTCATCGGAGGAAGCATGCACACACCGCAGAGCCTCGGGCGCCGCGGATTCCTGCGCGGCGTCGGCGCCGCGGCGGCCCTCACCGCGGGCGGCTCGACGCTGGCCGCGTGCGGCAGCGGCAAGGCCGCGGCCGTGAACGAGGCGGGCAGCGCCGCGCAGGTCCAGCTGCCGACGTACACGCCGCTGGCCAACGGTCCGACGCCGGACCTGCCGGGCACCGACGCCGGCGTCCCGGCCGGGTTCTACGACTACCCGGCGTCCCCGACCGCGGCGTTCGCCAGCCCGCCGCTGTCCGGCGGCAAGTTCTCGGCGATGACGCCGCTGTTCACCGCTCCCCCGCCGGCCCGCGGCTCGAACCCGGCGTGGCAGGCGATGGAGAAGAAGCTCGGCGCGAGCGTCGACATCACGATGGTGGTCGGCGACGACTTCGACACCAAGCTCTCCACCCTGATCGCCGGCGGCGGACTGCCGGACCTGATCCAGTACGACGGCCTCGGCGGCGTCCCGACCATCAGCAACCTGCCGCAGTTCCTGGACTCGCAGATCGCCGACCTGACCGCGCTGATCGGCGGCGACAAGGTCAAGGAATACCCGCATCTGGCCGCCATCCCGAAGGTGTTCTGGGAGCAGTGCACGGTCGCCGGGAAGCTGTACTTCATCCCCATCCCGCGCGGCATCAGCGCCGGCGCCGGGCTGTACCGGCAGGACCTGTTCGCCGCCGCCGGAGTCACCAGCAACAAGGACATCAAGAACTCCGACGACTTCTTCACGCTTCTCAAGGAGCTGACGAACCCGGGCAAGGACCGCTACGCGCTGGCCGGCAACTCCGGCAACGGCGGCTATTCCGGGGCGATCTTCGAGCAGATCTTCGGGGTCCCGAACAAGTGGCGGGTGGACGGCGGCGGCAAGCTGACCGCGGACATCGAGACCGACGAGTTCCGGGCGGCGCTGGAGTTCATGGTGAAGGTAGCCAAGGCCGGCTGCTTCTATCCGGGCGCGCAGGGCTGGACCAAGGCCAAGATGGAGGACGCCTTCCAGTCCGGTAAGGCGGCCATGATCTACGACGGTCTCCCGGCGCTGTCCACCAGCGTCTGGGCCACCGCGCAGAAGATCGACCCGAACGCCAAGCTGATGCCGTTCGTCCCGTTCGGCGCCACCGGCGGACCCGGCGTCGCCTGGCAGGACAACGTGGTCTTCGCCGGCACGATGCTGAAGAAGGCGGACCCGGCGAAGCTGGCGGAGGTCCTGAAGCTCGCCGACTTCCTCGCCGCGCCGTTCGGCACCGAGGAGTACCTGCTCAAGACCTACGGCGTCGAAGGCGCGGACTACACGCTGGACGCCAACCACAACCCGGTGCAGACCGCCCAAGGCAAGAACGACGCGAACGTCACCTGGAAGTACGTCGCCGCGCCGCAGCTGGTCACCTACAACCCCGGTGTCAATGCTCTGACGGACGCGGTCCACCAGGCCTACACCGAGCTGGTGCCGATCGCCGTGCCGAACCCGACCGCGACGCTGTACTCGCCGACCTTCGGCAAGCAAGGCGTGGCGCTGTACAAGGCGGTCACGGACACCGTGACGCAGGTGATCGGCGGGCAGTCGAGCATGAGCGCCTTCGACAACGCGGTGAAGACCTGGCGCAGCGGCGGCGGCGACCAGATGCGGTCGGAGTTCGAGCAGGCGTACGCGAGCGCGCCGAAGAGCTGAGGACGGGACTGGCACTCATGCGGGAAGCGATGTTCGAGGAGCTGCTCGTCCGGTACGAGCAGCGGCTCCGCCGGCGGACCGAGGCCGCTGCGATCCAGCTGGACCTCGACGTGTCCGACGAAGGACACACCACCTTGAGTTACGCACAGCTGCGGACGCTGGCGGCGGCTTCGGCCGACGACGCTTCGGCGGCGACAGTCGTAGAGGCTCTGCGCTTCCTGCATGAGAACGCCTTCCACCCCGAGGCGGAGGAGACCGGCAACTGGTGGCACTGGGAGATCGGGACGCCGCGCATCCTGCTGGATATCTGTGTCCTGCTTCGCGCGCACATCCCGGACGCCGATCTGAAGCGGTATCTCGCGACAGTGCAACGGTTCTGCCCGGACCCCGACCGCCGGGTCAAGACCGGACCGTGGTCGCCACTGACGGAGACCGGGGCGAACCGCGCTGACAAAGCCCTGATCGTCGCGCTGGCAGGACTGCTCGCCGGAGACGCCGATCGGGTCGCGCTGGCGCGGGACGGGTTGTCGAGCCTGTTCTCGTACGTGGCCTCCGGCGACGGTTTCTACGAGGACGGCTCGTTCGTCCAGCACGACACGGTCGCGTACACCGGTTCCTACGGCGTCGTGCTGCTGACGTCGGTCGCGGAGATCCTGGCGCTGCTGCGCGGTTCGCCGTGGGAGGTCGTCGATCCGGGCGTGTCAGTGGTCTTTGACGCAGTCGAGAAGGCGTTCCTGCCGTTCCTTTTCGAGGGCCGGATGATGGACGCGGTGCGAGGTCGGGCCATCGCTCGGCAGCATTCGCGGGATCTGGACATCGGCGCCGCGACTCTTGACGCGATTCGGCTGCTGGCAGAAAGCGCTCCGGCTTCCTACGCCGAGCGGTGGGCGTCTTTGGCTCGGCCCGAGGGGTTCCACGTCTTCGGCTCGATGGATCGGGTGGTGCACCACCGGCCGCGCTGGTCCGCCGCGCTGTCGTTGTCGTCGGAGCGCATCGCGCGGTATGAGTGCGGCAACGGCGAGAACCTGCACGGCTGGTACACCGGCGACGGCATGCTGTACATCTACGACCTCGCCGATCCTGACCACTACACCGACGAGTTCTGGGCGACGGTCGATCCGTACCGGCTGCCCGGGACGACGGTCGACACGCGGCGACGTGAGGACGTCGGACGCGGGTCGGGCCGGGGCACCGGCGCGATCACGGCACCGAACCGGATCGCCGGCGGGACGATCGTCACCGGCGGATTCGGTACCGCCGACCTCGATCTGCACGGCGAGGGAAGCACGCTGCGCGCCCGCAAGAAATGGCACTTCCTCGACGACGCGGTGATGGCTCTCGGGACGGACATCTCCGCATCCGACGGCCGCCGGATCGAGACGATCGTGGAGAACCGGAACCTGCGGTCCGACGCCGGGCGGCGGTTCGTCGTGGACGGTGTCGCGCAGGCTCCCGGGCTCGGAGTCGAGCGGCGGCATCACGGCGTGCAGTGGGCGTATCTGGAGGGCGTCGGCGGCTATGTGTTCCCCGGCGGCGCGGATCTGATGTCGCTGCGCGAGGAGCGCGTGGGGACGTGGCATGCCATCGACGTGGGAGTCGGCACCGAGGGTGACGACGTCGAGATCCGGCGGATCTTCCACACCTTGTGGCTCGATCACGGCGTCTCGCCGCGGCGGGCCGGATACATGTACGTGCTCCTGCCGGGAGCCAGCGAAGAGGGGACGGCGAGACGTGCTGCTCAGCTTTGACGATCTCGACACCGCGCAGAGCGAAGTTCGGCGACTGCTTTCCGGCGGGCTGGAGGAGGACCTAGAGGTAAGGCTCGGCGCTAAAACGTATATGAGGACTCGTCCTCTCGTTTTCACCGAGCTGGATTCGGGGCGGGACGGGCACACGGTGACGTGGAGCGCCGAGCCTGGTGGTCACGTGGAGCTCTCCGGCGGCGTCGCGCTGGACGGATGGCAGCCGGAGGGGGACGGCCGGTGGGTCGCCATGGTTCCGGACGTGATTTCCACGCCGCGCCAGCTGTACGTCAACGGGCTGCGAGCGTCGTGGGCTCGGAGCGACTGGCTGGATCACGCGGACTGCAAGATCGGTCCGGAGGGGATAACCGGCGCCGGCGCGCTCGGGATCGCGGCGTATGCGCGGCCTTCGGACGTCGAGGTGGTGTTCCGGGTGCGGTGGCGTGACTACCACTGCCCGGTCGCCAGCATCGCGGACGACCTGATCCGTTTCGCAGAGCCCTGTTGGACGAACGCCTTGCCCGGCACGGGTCGCGTCGGACCACATTGGGACAACACGGCGGTCGGTACCGAGATCCATGGCTGGTCGATGTTCGCGACCAATGCCTTGGAACTGCTGACCGATCCTGGTTTCTTCGTCTGGAACTCTGAGGAGCGGACGGTCACCTACCTGCCTCGCGAGGGCGAGGACATGGAACGCGCGGACGTTGTCGTCCCTTGCACCGAGCAGTTGGTGGTGGTGGAAGGTGCGCATGATCTCGTACTCAAGGGTCTGAGTTTCGCGCACACCGCCTGGCACCTGCCCGACGGGTACGTCGGAGCGCAGGCGGGATTCACGCTGACCGGCGCCTCGGGACCGCTGGGCGAAGCCGGATCCCACTACACGAAGCCGGTCGCGGCGCTGAGCGTGCGGGGCGGGCGTCGGGTGACGGTGAGCGGCTGCGCGTTCGTCCATCTCGGCGGCGCGGGAGCTGTGCTGGAGGCGGGGACCAAGGACAGCACGGTCACGGCGTGCTCGTTCAGCGATGTCTCGTCCGGCGGTGTCTATGTCGGCGACATCGATCCGCATCCCGCGCCGGGGCTCGCGGACGAGGGCAACACAGTGTCCTTCAACACCTTCCACGGCACCGGTGCGGAGTTCACGGACTCGGTCGCGATCTGGGCCGGCTACACCCGAAACCTGACCATCGACCACAACACGCTGGAGCAGCTGCCCTATTCGGGGATCAGCGTCGGCTGGGGATGGAACCAGCCCGAGGCGCAGGATCCGTGGCTCGGGGACAACCGGATCACCGCGAACCGGATCGTCGACGTGCTGCGCGTCGCCGAGCGCCAGCACGACGGCGGCGCGATCTACACGCAGGGTCCACAGCGCGGGACGGTCGTCGAAGCCAACTACATCGACCGGTCCGAGTACGGCACCACCGCGAACGACGGCAACGGGATCTACCTGGACGAGCAGAGTTCGCACATCCTTGTCGCGGGCAATGTCGTCACGCGGGTCGGCTACAAGTGGGTGTCGAACTGGGCCGAATACGGGGTCGAGAACCGCGCGGCCGGCAATTGGACGGACAACACGATCACCCCTGCGTTCTCCGGCGCCGGAAGCGTCATGGAGGACAACGCCGAGGGGTTGACCGAGCTGCCGCCCGAAGCCGTCCGCGTCGCCGAGGGCGCCGGAGCCGGGCCGTGGCCCGCACCGGTGGCTGCGCTCGGCATCCCAGAGCCCTGATTCTCCGGGCTCGCCGCACTACGGTTCCTCTTTGTTTCACTGTCAAGTAAGCGCTTACTACGACGGAAAGGAACGTGCGCGCATGCATCGGCATCTCCGCCGCCGCACCCAGGCGAGGCGTCTCAGCGCCCTGCTCAGCGTGGCCGCTTTGGGGATCGCGGCACTGGCCGCGACCCCCGCGCAAGCCGCGACCCAGTTGTATCCGACCTACACCCTGGACCACACCGGGAGCCTGAACTCCGGGCTGACCGGCGACATCGCGGGCTCGGCGTTCACCGACGCCGACGGCCAGTTCCACTGGCTGAGCTCGTATGCCACCTACGCCGGCACCGACACCGGCTCGGACACGAACACCTTCACCAACACCGATCTGGGCGCCCTGACCAACCAGGTCGGCGCCGGGACCACCGAGACCACGGCCGACACCTACTGGAACAAGTCCGGCGCGCTGTGCTACCAGATCGACAAGGCGGCACAGCACGCGGCACCCTCGCCGTACGAGGACGACCACTGCGACGTGGTCGGCGTGTGGGTCGATCCGGGCAGCGGCGCGTGGTACGGCGTCGTCAACGACGAATACGACTTCAACCCCTGGGGCAGCAGCACCCAGACACAGAACCAGCGGATCGGTACCGGCATCCACGGCAACCGGATCCTCACCGCTTCCTCCACCGACAAGGGGAAGACGTGGGACTACGGCGGGGAGATCATCACCTCGCCCTACCTGGGCAACGACTCCGAGGACGCCTCCTCGCAGCCCGGCAAGACCTGGAACTACGGCGTCGCGGGCTGCCGGCTGTTCGTGGACTACGCGACCGGCTACTTCTACGTGGTCTACAACACCCAGATCAAGTTCAAGCCGAACTACACGACCTTCGCCTACTGGCCGGCGGTGGCGCGCGCGCCGATCAGCGGCAAGATGGCGCCGGGGACGTGGAACAAGTGGGACGGCGGGACCTGGACCCAGCCGGGCGTCGGCGGGTACGAAGGCATCGCGGGTAGTGCGCTGCACCTGGATCCGTCCTATGCCCCGGCGACGGACCAGGTCGACTTCGCCGGGACCGGCGCGGACGGCTCGACGGTGGACTACCGCGCCTACTACGCGAACCAGAACGGCAACACGTTCACGTTCGACGACGCCTCGGGCGACGCCTTCACCGCGAACACCTCGACCGGCGTGATCACCAACGCCGCCGGCACGACGGTGACCTCGGTCAGCTACCACGACCCGGCGCTGAACAGCTCGGTGACGGTCTCCACGGTGAGCGCGAAGGTCACCGTCGCGGTGACGGACGCGACCGGCGCGACGAACACCGCGACGCTGGGCGGCGCGGTGTTCCTGGACACGGCCACGCACCGGCTGTACATCACGCCGAACGTGGTCCAGGAGACGGCGTTCACGTTCAACCCGTTCTCCCTGACCTACCAGGGCGTCGGCTACGACACCAACGTGTACCAGACCCCTGACCTGGGCGACCCGGACAGCCTGGCGATCGTCGGGACGGAACCGGCGGGCGCGTCGAACTCCTACCTGACGAGCATCGACTACGGCAGCCTGACCAACCAGAACGTCAGCAGCCGCTCCTACCGCATGGTGTCCGCCCTGACCGGCGGCATGTGGGACGTCAGCATGGCGCCGCACTCCGCCAGCCAGACGCACTTCTCGGCGCAGGCCACCCCGGTCGACGCCACCGGAGCCGCGGTCAGCTTCGCCTCCGGCGCCTCCTACGGCCTGGCGGTCGGCGGCACGGCGCTGAAGGACGGCAGCGGCTCGGCGTGGCGCCTGGTCCCGGTGATGGACCAGTGGTCGACCGCCTACCGCACCGGCTTCTACAAGCTGGTCAACGTCAGTACCGGCGCCTACCTCCAGTCCACCGGCAGCACGGTCCAGCAGACCCGCGCGATCGGCTCGGCGGTGGCGACCGGAACACAGCAGGCGAACTTCAACCCGAGTGGCAACGGAGGCAGCGGCTCCCCCGGCGGCACCGACCAGTGGTACCTCCAGCCGATCGGCAAGGACACGCCGCAGACGCTGAGCACCTCGTCGTCGGCGTCAGCGATCGCCGCCGCGACAAACACCTCGCTGGCCGGCGTCGGCCGCTACAAGCTGGTCAACCGCAACAGCGGCCTGGCGCTGGAGTACGTGAACGGCGCGTGGAAACTGGCCGGGCAGGCGTTCGGCGACGCGGGGCAGGCGGTGGCGATCACGAAGGTTTCGTGAGCTGAGTCAGGGAGCTGAGAGTCAGGATCGGGATCGGCCGTCGCGCTTTCGGGCGCGGCGGCCGACGCCGTTCGCCGGCCGCTGTCTGCCCTCATCACGCAGGAAAGTTGGGCACCTGCTCCAAATGCCGCGCCGAGATCGCGCTCTCCTGAAACTCGATCGCCCCCTCGCCGCTGCGGGCCGTGAGCCAGTCCCTCAGTGCGCGGTAGTCGCCGTCGGCGGGGACGTCCACGGCCAGCAGGGCGGCGAACTGCGCGGCGGTCTCCCAGGAGCAGCCGGCTGCGCGCAGGCGGTCCTGCACGTCGCGGCGGGCCCGGCCGTCGAGGAGGGTGATGCGGACCGTGCTGTGGCCGGATTCGCCGTTCAGTCTTTCGAAGACCAGCTCGCGGCGGTCGTGGTCGGGGCGGACGTGGACCAGGTCGCCGTAGGCGACGCCGCGGGCGAAGAAGGGGACGTTCAGCAGGCGCAGCTCGGAGTCCACCGCCGTGCGCTCGCCCCAGAGGCGCTCCACGGCGACCGGCGGCCAGTCCGGTGCCTCAGGCGACAGGTCGAAGGCCACCTCGAAGGTGGTCCGACTGGTGCCGGAGGTCTGCTGCCCGTTCGCCGTTGCCACTGTCGTCCTCCTCCGAGCCGGTCCGGGTCGCTGCATTCCCGGCGTACCATTGTCCCAGCCTTTTCGACTATTTCAACCCGAATACACCTTCTAATGGCGATACACACCATTCGGCGAACCCTCGAGCACCCCGATAATCCGTTCGCCGCCGCCCAGCGAGCCCACTACCGTTAGATACGTTCCCAGGCGCAAACGGGCCAGGGGCACCAACTCAATAGTCTTACTCCCGCCGGGTGCGCAGGAGAGGGTTACTTCCACCTTTCACGTGGGTGACGCAGGTTCGAATCCTGCCGGTCCTGTCCGCAGGACTGTCGTCTAGCGGCCAAGGACACTTCCGTACCTTCCCCGACTCGATCTCCGGCGGGATCTGCGCTTCCCCTCTGGGTGCGCGGGCGGCCGCGAAAGGGTTCGGATGATCGCGCGGATGTGGCGGGGATGGGCTTCGGCGGCGACCGCCGACGACTACCAGCGGCACTACGAATCGGAGGTCGCCGAGCATCTCCGGCAGGTCCCGGGCTTCCGCGGCGCCCGCCTGCTCCGCGGTGCCGACGGCGAGGAGGTCCTGTTCACCTCGATCGTGGTCTTCGCGAGCATGGACGACGTGCGCGGGTTCGCCGGCGACGA
This window harbors:
- a CDS encoding carbohydrate ABC transporter permease, producing MERPGWFGRGGKILAIVLISAVVVYPFLAVVATSLSSESDIAASGGLVIWPSHPTFEAYRYVFSGGIVSQALWISFLVTVVGTALSMAATIGMAYGLSRSGVVGGRFFLATALFTMLFTPGVIPMFLTVQKLGLYNTLASLVVPSLVSAFNLVVLRSFFMNLPAELLDAARIDGLGDWRILTRVVLPLSKAVLAVVALFYAVSYWNAFFNALLYLNDTSKWPLALVLRGLVIGGEATSAANEGIVPQQAVQMAVVVVSVVPIAAVYPFLQRYFTKGVLTGAVKG
- a CDS encoding type 2 periplasmic-binding domain-containing protein, with protein sequence MHTPQSLGRRGFLRGVGAAAALTAGGSTLAACGSGKAAAVNEAGSAAQVQLPTYTPLANGPTPDLPGTDAGVPAGFYDYPASPTAAFASPPLSGGKFSAMTPLFTAPPPARGSNPAWQAMEKKLGASVDITMVVGDDFDTKLSTLIAGGGLPDLIQYDGLGGVPTISNLPQFLDSQIADLTALIGGDKVKEYPHLAAIPKVFWEQCTVAGKLYFIPIPRGISAGAGLYRQDLFAAAGVTSNKDIKNSDDFFTLLKELTNPGKDRYALAGNSGNGGYSGAIFEQIFGVPNKWRVDGGGKLTADIETDEFRAALEFMVKVAKAGCFYPGAQGWTKAKMEDAFQSGKAAMIYDGLPALSTSVWATAQKIDPNAKLMPFVPFGATGGPGVAWQDNVVFAGTMLKKADPAKLAEVLKLADFLAAPFGTEEYLLKTYGVEGADYTLDANHNPVQTAQGKNDANVTWKYVAAPQLVTYNPGVNALTDAVHQAYTELVPIAVPNPTATLYSPTFGKQGVALYKAVTDTVTQVIGGQSSMSAFDNAVKTWRSGGGDQMRSEFEQAYASAPKS
- a CDS encoding polysaccharide lyase 8 family protein, which translates into the protein MREAMFEELLVRYEQRLRRRTEAAAIQLDLDVSDEGHTTLSYAQLRTLAAASADDASAATVVEALRFLHENAFHPEAEETGNWWHWEIGTPRILLDICVLLRAHIPDADLKRYLATVQRFCPDPDRRVKTGPWSPLTETGANRADKALIVALAGLLAGDADRVALARDGLSSLFSYVASGDGFYEDGSFVQHDTVAYTGSYGVVLLTSVAEILALLRGSPWEVVDPGVSVVFDAVEKAFLPFLFEGRMMDAVRGRAIARQHSRDLDIGAATLDAIRLLAESAPASYAERWASLARPEGFHVFGSMDRVVHHRPRWSAALSLSSERIARYECGNGENLHGWYTGDGMLYIYDLADPDHYTDEFWATVDPYRLPGTTVDTRRREDVGRGSGRGTGAITAPNRIAGGTIVTGGFGTADLDLHGEGSTLRARKKWHFLDDAVMALGTDISASDGRRIETIVENRNLRSDAGRRFVVDGVAQAPGLGVERRHHGVQWAYLEGVGGYVFPGGADLMSLREERVGTWHAIDVGVGTEGDDVEIRRIFHTLWLDHGVSPRRAGYMYVLLPGASEEGTARRAAQL
- a CDS encoding right-handed parallel beta-helix repeat-containing protein, giving the protein MRTRPLVFTELDSGRDGHTVTWSAEPGGHVELSGGVALDGWQPEGDGRWVAMVPDVISTPRQLYVNGLRASWARSDWLDHADCKIGPEGITGAGALGIAAYARPSDVEVVFRVRWRDYHCPVASIADDLIRFAEPCWTNALPGTGRVGPHWDNTAVGTEIHGWSMFATNALELLTDPGFFVWNSEERTVTYLPREGEDMERADVVVPCTEQLVVVEGAHDLVLKGLSFAHTAWHLPDGYVGAQAGFTLTGASGPLGEAGSHYTKPVAALSVRGGRRVTVSGCAFVHLGGAGAVLEAGTKDSTVTACSFSDVSSGGVYVGDIDPHPAPGLADEGNTVSFNTFHGTGAEFTDSVAIWAGYTRNLTIDHNTLEQLPYSGISVGWGWNQPEAQDPWLGDNRITANRIVDVLRVAERQHDGGAIYTQGPQRGTVVEANYIDRSEYGTTANDGNGIYLDEQSSHILVAGNVVTRVGYKWVSNWAEYGVENRAAGNWTDNTITPAFSGAGSVMEDNAEGLTELPPEAVRVAEGAGAGPWPAPVAALGIPEP
- a CDS encoding DUF4265 domain-containing protein: MATANGQQTSGTSRTTFEVAFDLSPEAPDWPPVAVERLWGERTAVDSELRLLNVPFFARGVAYGDLVHVRPDHDRRELVFERLNGESGHSTVRITLLDGRARRDVQDRLRAAGCSWETAAQFAALLAVDVPADGDYRALRDWLTARSGEGAIEFQESAISARHLEQVPNFPA
- a CDS encoding antibiotic biosynthesis monooxygenase family protein; this encodes MWRGWASAATADDYQRHYESEVAEHLRQVPGFRGARLLRGADGEEVLFTSIVVFASMDDVRGFAGDDPGRAVVEETARRALTRWDERVTHHDVAVDLG